AGGTGTTGCTGTTACAATAGAGGCAAACAACCAGCTGTAAGGTGCAGCATTAGGATATTATCATCTATGTCAGACAATTggggaacaaaaaaaaattgtagttacCCAGAAGATGCATTTCTGAAAAGTTCAAATCATTTGGAATGTACTAAAcaaaacatgctttttaaaaaatttctaaatttaactatagatgaggaaaaaatgcttttttaaaaacactataggccgagcgcggtggctcacgcctgtaatcccagcactttgggaggccaaagcgggcggatcacctgaggtcaggagttcaagaccagcctggccaacatggtgaaaccccgtctctactaaaaatacaaaaaaaaattagccgggcgcggtggcgggcacctgtaatctcagctactcaggaggctgaggcaggagaatcacttgaacccgggaggcggaggttgcagtgagctgagatcgtgccattgcactccagcctgggggagaagagtgagattttgtctcaaaaaaaaaaataaataaataaataaataactgcaaAGTAAATCCTTTGTAAGCAAAAGAATTCTTTTGTAACCATTCCTCCAACATATCAATTTCATAAGATCAAGTTTTCTATATTTGTGTTGTAGAACTGTACTGTGATAGCCTTAAAATTTCTCTATGGGAAGGCCTTGGGGGACAAGAATCTGGCCGGAAAAGGGAATGTATTTATGTagctctctatttttcttttcttttttgagacacagtcttgccctgttgcctaggatgaagtgcagtggtgcgatctcagctcactacaacatctGCCTCACAAattcaggagatcctcccacctcatcctctcaaatagctgggactataggcatgcaccaccacacccagctacctttttttttttttttggattttttgtagagatgaagttttgccatgttgcccaggctagtctcgaattcctgggctcaagtgatccacatgcatctgcctcccaaagtgttgggattacagtcgtgagccactgggcctggcctaaaACTAacttttaatgaaatgaaaagttatggTCAGTTATATAGAACTTTGGACATGGAGAGAGTTGTGTAAACCTAGAAAGATTTCCTAGCATTGTTTctgttagaaaaaagaaattcagacttggtgcggtggctcacgcctctaatcccagcactctggggaagatgagatgggcagatcacgaagtcaggagtttgagaccagcctggccaacatggcaaaaccttgtctctactaaaaatacaaaaattaaccgggcatggtggcgggtgcctgtaatcccagctactcgggaggctgaggcagaagagtctcttgaactcgggaggtggaggttgcagtgagccgagattatgccattgtactccagcctgggcaacaagagcaagactccgtcacaaaaaaaaaaaagaaaaaagaaattccaatgtTAATAGTTGTTATCACAGCATTAATATAGTATTTGgtaggaaatcttttttttctactaGGAGTCATTTAATATCTGGAAACTGGGGAGGGAGTGGGTACAATGGAAGGCCAATTACAAATagcaagctgggattacaggcatgagccacggcacctggccttaACCTAGCTTTTAAAAGGTTAGTGATTACTGTTGCTAACAACCTGAAACATAACTGAATCCGCAGTGTAAAAACAAGCAtttgtcaggccaggcacagccaATTAACTTGCTACAAgaccaaaactccgtctcaaaagaaataaaaatgaaataaataaataaaagctaggttaattatacatttatctgACAGGCTCAGTTCTGAGTGGAAAAGCCATGTAGccaattaaaagggaaattttttttctcctttatttttttgaaatggagtctcactctatcacccaggctggagtgcggtgacacgatctcagctcactgcaacctctgcctcccatgttcaaacgattctcctgcctcagcctcccgagtagccgggattacaggttcatgccaccctacctggctaatttctgtattattagtagaggcagggtttcaccatgttggctaggctagtctcaaactcctgacctcaagtgatccaccctccttggcctcccaaagtgctgggattacaggagagagcCACCACCCCTCgccaaatttttgtgtttttagtagagacagggtttcaccatatcggccaggctggtctcaaactcctgacctcaggtgatccacctgcctccacttcccaaagtagTGGCATTATAGgtatgagacactgcgcccagtCCTATTTTTGTAatgtgacatttttatttttcttttcttttatatatagagATGAAGTATTTCTATGATGCCTGGCCTAGTCTCAAACTCAAGTGAGTTCAAGCTTGAGTTcaagcctgggctcaagcaatcctccgacctaggcctcccaaagtgctgggattacaggcatgaggcactgcacccagcctgtatttttaAACGTTTGTCTTCTGATTATGTTTCTTGTATCTGTCTTCACCACTGATTACGACTGgcacttaattaaactaaattatGCTGGGAgtagtgggtcacacctgtaatcccagcattttgagaggcagaggtagaGGCgtgccgaggtaggaggatcatctgatcccaggaattcaagaccagcttgggcaacatggcgaaaccctgtctctacaaaaaaatacaaaaattagccggatgtggtggggcatgcctgtgtCCCAGTTACTctagaggctaaggtgggaggatcacctgagtctggggaggTCAAGCCCACAGTGACCTGtgtgggtgatagagtgagacaaagaaaagaacaagaacaagaacaagaacaagaacataGGCCGGGCACATGGCTCGCCGGgaccagtggctcacgcctgtaatcctagcattctgggaggccgagtggggtggatcacctgagatcaggagttgaggTAAGGaatgtggtggtacacgcctgtagtcccagctacttgggaaactgaggcacaagaatcgcttgaacccgggaagcagaggttgcagtgagctgagatcgcgccattcacactccagtctgagcaacagagtgatactctgtctcaaaaaaaagaaacaacctaaATTAACATTTACCAGATCGTTATGATTATTTTCAGTATACATATACTATAACAAACTTAAGATAAAGTAATCATTTAACTGTTAATACtacaaaagtcagaaaaatataCCAGTGAATACAAAGGACTGATGTCCTTAAAGTAGAAAGAGTTCCTATGAATCAGTAAGCTAGAACATACACCCCagcagaaaaaaatcagcaaaggacataaacaaattGCCAATAAGCATAATGTTCAACCTCACTGTAAAtcaacaaaatacaaattaaaaaatataagattcttttttttgttgttgtctcaggagtctctctctgtcatccaggctggagtgcagtggcatgatctttgctcactgcaacctctgccttccggttttaagtgattctcctgtctcagcctcctgagcagctgggattacaggtgtgtgccagcatgcccggctaatatttgtgtttttagtggagacgggatttcaccatgtttgccaggctggtctcgaactcctgaccttgtgatctgcccaccttggcctcccaaagtgctgggattacaggcgtgagccaccacgcctggccaaaaagatcctttttttttttttttttttagacagagtcttgctctgtcgcctagattggagtgcagtggcacaatctcagctcactacaagttctgcctcctgggttcacgccattctcctgcctcagcctcctgagtagctgggactacaggcgccctccactacgcccggctaatttttgtatttttagaagagacagggtttcgccacgttagccaggatggtctcgatctcctgacctcgtgatccgcctgcctcagcctcccaaagtgctgggattacaggcatgagccaccatgcccggcccaaaaatccatttttaaaatcaaatttggcagattaaaaaattaacatccaGTATTAAGGAAGGTACTGAGAATCAAATACCATTGCAGATTTGTTGTTTTTCACTTCAGCATTACCTATAACATAAAACATGAAAGCAATCTAAACTTCTTACGAGAGGATTCCTAattaatggaatactatgcaaacAAAACGTTgtagaagaatatttaatgacttAGAAAATTGTTTATGGCACAATGCATTGTATTAGTTGGGGTTCTCCAGGGAAACAAAACCAGTaggatatctatatctatatcatctatctatctatcaagaTTTAgtgtaaggaattggctcatgtaattATAGAAGTGAAATAGTTTGAGTTTGCAaatctatcaaaaaataaaatgtcaatactACAGGACTTTTAAAGAAAACAGACAGTCACAAATAGTGACTGGGAAGGTATAAAACTGaatgtgatttttaattttttttttttttttgagacagggtcttgctatctcgtccagactggagtgcaatgtcatgatagCTCACTgtgatctctgcctcccaggcttaagccattctcctgccttagtcacTCAAGTAGTCGGGgttacagctgcatgccaccatgcctggctaatttttgtatttttagtagagacggggtttcaccatgttggccagactggtctcaacctcctgacctcagatgatctgtctgcctctgcttcccaaagtgctgggattacaggtgtgagccaccgcacccagtcttgaatgtgattttttaaaaaagattcatggggccgggtgcggtggctcatgcctgtaatcccagcactttgggatgctgaggagggcagattaggagggcaggagtttaagaccagcctgaccaacatggtgaaacctgtctctacaaaaaatacgaaaaattagccaggcgtggtggcatgggcctgtaatcccagctactcaggaggccgaggcagaagcaTAGCTTGAACCAGAGTGGCGGAGGttgcatgccattgcactccagcctgggcaacagagcaagactccatctcaaaaaaaaaaaaagaaaacaaaacaaaaagaaagaggccaggcgcagtggctcactcgtgtaatcccagcactttgggagaccaaagtgggcctgggcctaggagttccagaccagcctgggcagcacggtGAGATTCCCTTCCCCATCTCCCCGAcccccaccatctctacaaaaaaataaaaagccaggagTGCTGTTGCATGCCTGTAGGTCCAGTTAgtcagaagctgaggtgggaggatcccttgggcctGCGAGTTCCAGGCTGCATGAGTTGAgatcgtactccagcctggatcagggagagagaccctgtcttaaaaacaaacgcaaacaaacaaaaacccacccCACTGTTTCCTAGAATTATTCTGTCCAATTATGTACCATGGAACGTTGTTTACTGttgtttttggctttgttttttaattgtttgtggagatgggggtcttatcatattacccaggctgctcttgaactggactcaagcaatcctcctgctttggcctcccaagtgctgggattgcaggtatgagccactaggCTCAGTCCATTGTATTTTTATGCATAAATACCTTTATTCCTTCTTTAGAAAAACAgcccctgggccaggcacagtggctcacacctgtaatcccagcactttgggaggccaagtcaggcggatcacctgagatcgggagttccagaccagcctgaccaacatggaaaaaccccgtctctactaaaaatacaaaattagctgggtgtggtggcacatgcctgtaatcccagctactcaggaggctgaggcaggagaattgcttgaacccaggaggcggagattgcaataaGCCgcgatcgcgccattgcactccagcctgggcaacaagagcaaaactctgtctcaaaaataaataaataaataaataatagtaataaataataaaattattttaaaaaaataatacagacagggtcttgccatgttgcccaggctggtctcaaactcctgagctcaagcgatccacccacctctgccttatgagtgttgggattacaggcatgagccaccttatcCGGCCGTTTCATAATACAATGTAACATTCCTCAGAAAACCTCACCATTACCTAGATTGTTTTACACACCTAAACCATCCATTTAGGTAATATTTGTATCAGTGGGGCATTCCTACATCACATTATTCCTTTTCCTAGTTTCACTCTTGAAGTTGGTCAAAGCACTGCAGTTCTTTAACTATTGCTGTCTCTAGCCTCTCATCTTTTAGTACTGATGGTTCTCCTGTACTTGGCTaatgagaaattaatttcttaatacAGTATGAAAGAATTATGAACATGCCTCTTCCTTCCCAGAATGTCCTAACAGCATTCtagaggaaacagaaaatcatgaaatgttgaaaaagaaaagctgaacatAGCCGTTTGGCTTGACCtacactacacacatacacagcacatacataaatacatattagAGACTAGTATttggctctccctctccctcccccctccccctccccctctccctcttcctctccccatggtctccctctccctctctttccacggtctccctctgatgccgagccgaagctggactgtactgctgccatctcggctcactgcaacctccctgcctgattctcctgcctcagcctgcccagtgcctgcgattgcaggcgcacgctgccacgcctgactggtttttgtatttttttggtggagacaggttttcgctatgttggccgggctggtctccagctcctaaccgcgagtgatccgccagcctcggcctcctgaggtgccgggattgcagacggagtctcgttcactcagtgctcaatggtgcccaggctggagtgcagtggcgtgatctcggctcgctacaacctccacctcccagcagcctgccttggcctcccaaagtgccgagattgcagcctctgcccggccgccaccccgtctgggaagtgaggagcgtttCTGCCTGggcgcccatcatctgagatgtgaggagcccctctgcctggctgcccagtctggaaagtgaggagcgtctctgcccggccaccattCCATCTAGGAAGTgaagagcgtctctgcccggccgcccatcgtctgagatgtggggagagcctctgccctgctgccccttctgggaggtgaggagcgtcgctgcccggccgccccgtctgagaagtgaggagaccctccacccggcagccgccccatttgagaagtgaggagcccctccgcccggcagctgccccgtctgggaagtgaggagcgtctccgcccggcagccaccccgtccgggaaggaggtgggggtcagcccccgccaggccagccgccccatccgggagggaggtggggggtcagcccccgcccggccagccgccccgtccgggagggaggtggggggggtcagccccctgcccggccagccaccccgtccgggaggtgaggggcgcctctgcccggccgcccctactgggaagtgaggagcccctctgcccggccaccgccctgtctgggaggtgtacccaacagctcattgagaacaggccatgatgacaatggcggttttgtggaatagaaaagggggaaaggtggggaaaagattgagaaatcgcatggttgctgtgtctgtgtagaaagaagtagacatgggagacttttcattttgttctgtactaagaaaaattcttctgccatgggatcctgttgatctatgaccttacccccaaccctgtgctctctgaaacatgtgctgtgtccactcagggttaaatggattaagggcggtgcaagatgtgctttgttaaacagatgcttgaaggcagcatgctgcttaagagtcatcaccactccctaacctcaagtacccagggacacaaacactgcggagggccgcagggtcctctgcctaggaaatccagagacctttgttcacttgtttatctgctgaccttccctccactattgtcctatgaccctgccaaatccccctctgtgagaaacacccaagaatgatcaattaaaaaaaaaaaaaaaaagaatagactataggccaggcatggtggctcacacctgtaatcccagcactttgggatgccaagttgggtggatcactttaggtcgggagttcgagaccggcctggccaagatggcgagacccctgtctctactaatattacaaagattagctgggcatggtggctcatgcctataatactttggaggctggggcacaagaatcacttgaacctgggaggcggaggttgtagtgagccaagatcgtgccactgcactccagcctgggtgacagagcaagactctgtctcaaaaaaaaaaaaaaaaaaaaaaaaaaaaaaaaaaaaaagactagtatTTTTTAGCATAGActacttatttatattaaaaatagattatTGGTATGGCAGAGGGGGAAGTTGGGGTCCAGGAGGCGGAGTCTGAGGTCTGCCCACTTCTTGCCctgccttaaaaacaaaaaaacaaacaaaatagactaATGTGCaaaaggtttaaattttttttcctttcttgttttaacGTTTTCACATCCAAGCTCAAATGGTGATAATGACTTAAAAGTGAAACTGAAATGGTGAGAGAAGTAAGATTAAAAAGGgaactttttctttaatatttatctGGAAATACCAAATGTAGAAAATGCAGATACATTTTGAAAACTGCTGTAAAAGGCTTATGAATTACTCCCCTTTCCTAAActaataatattgttaaaatttaacAATAGTAACATGTTAATAACTAATATTTCATATTAGGAAATATTACAATATTTGAAGAAAGTAGTTTTCATATTCAAACAATCTGAGAATGTAATCTAAATTTAACAGATTTCTAGAGGCAGAAACTTATGTGGGTGAATGTGATTTCAACAAGAATCAGCAGGAATAAAAGTTCTCTGCACAGTAAAATCTCCCTGATTTGGACTGACATTTAGTGAAAAGAATTGGTTGCCTGTTCTTAGAGAAAGAGTGTTcagtagaaagtagaatagtcTATGGAAATAGTATACAGTACTATTATTTTTTCATGGTAACCAGATTAACAAAGCCTGGCCTTGTACTGGCCCTGCTTTCATAGGAATAAATAGTATGTAATTAGCTTATTGAACACCTGTCTGCAAGACAGGCATGTCTGTGAATCAGGATTTGAAAGCAATtggttataaattttaaaactgcttCTGTTTACTATTacttgcttagaaatttctttattACAACTatagactttgttttgttttgttggtagagatgggggtctggttctgttgcccaggctggtctcaaagttctggcctcaagatatcctcccacctcaacctcccaaagtgcagagattaccggcatgagccacaaAACCTGACTTAGACTTTGTATTCAGAGTCAAAAAAagtttattggaaaaaaaaaagtttattgaggTTTATTAGGAATTATACAGTATAACATGCACTGTCTTTCAAGCAGTTATCTATGCTTGGCTCaacagtaattttcttttttttgagtcggagttttgctcttttgttttggagatggagtttcactcttgttgcccaggctggagtgcaatggcgcaatctcggctccctgcaacctccacctcccgggttcaagcaattctcctgcctcagcctcccaagtagctgggattacaggtccgcaccaccacgcctggctaattttttgtatttttagtagagacgggggtttcaccatggccaggctggtcttgaacttctgaccttaggtgatccacccacctcagcctcccagagtgctgggattacaggtgtgagtcacagcgcccggcctaggagttttgctcttgttgctcaggctgtagtgcaatggcaagatctcagctcaccacaacctccacctctcaggttcaagcgattctcctgcctcagcctcccgagtagctgggattacaggcatgcgccaccacgcccagctaattttgtatttttagtagagacggggttcctccatgttggtcaggctggtctcgaactcctgacctcaggtgatccgccagcttcagcctcccaaagtgctgggattacaggcatgagccactgcgtgcgGCCTCAACAGTAATTTTCATAGCTTCTTAACAGAAGAAAGTCAACTTAGTGAGGCTTtacagaatttatattttatcttttaggtaccatataatctttttttttgagacggagtcttgctctgttgcccaggctggagtgcagtggcacgatctcagctcactgcaacctccgcctcctgggttcaagcagttctcctgcctcagcctccggagtagctgggactacaggcacacgccaccatgccaggctaattttttgtattttagtagggacagggttttactgtgttgcccaggctggtctcaaactcctgggctcaggcaatccgcccgcctcggcctcccaaagtgctggtattacaggcgtgagccactgcgcccggcccctataTAGTctttataattattgtttaattCTTTTGAGAAGAACCTATAGatctttataattattgtttcttttgagaacaaccttgttaagaaaaaaatcaccaagaCTAAGGGAGAACACATATACTCTACAGagcttctattttcttcttagaGATCTTCCTGAGAGAGATTAATTCTCTCCATAACTTAATCAACgtaaaaatatgcataaaatcaTAGCATGACCTGGAGAGAATCCATGCTTTATTCACCAACTAGGCCTGCTTTCCCTGTACTCTACATTCCACACCTATACTCACCAAATGAAGTTGCAAAAGAcgaaaaagataaaaatgcaaatacctaaatgtcttttttaatgtacatttccAACTTTTGTGTATTCCAAGAATTTACGATGTAATGTCTATGTTTCTAGCAAAAAAGAACTTTTTCTCTATTTGTAGTTGGTGTCTAGAGCAATTCTAATGTAAAGAAGTTTTGCATTTATTTGGTACTGTTGAGTGGCTGAGCAGCAAGGCTGCTATTTCCACTGAGTGGAGATACACAAAGATGACTTAGGAGTCCCAGTCCTCAGGATCTGAGTATTGGTGGATCACACGTGTTTCAAAGCAGAAAGCATTAGGAAAAGCAAATCAGTTACTTTGAGCTTCAGATGCAAATAATTTCCAAATTGTCACTGGCCAAAATGCTTTAAACATTCAGGGTTTTGTCACAATTTCAATAtaaaggggggaggggggagcgggACCCCACAGCTCTATTCCTTTGTCTTTCAGACTCCAAGAACTCATACCGTGGTGGTGCAAACTGGTGACTGGTTCAAAAGAAGTTAGAGGGGGCGTGCAGGACAGGAGGCTTTACCACCAGTCCCTGGGTGCGTCAAGGTCTATGGTGTAAAAACCACTACTCAGAATGGCGGGGTTCATGGACTTTTCACCATGGCCAAACCTTCCATTACCTCTGATGAGCCCCAAAGATCAGAGTAGCTGACTAGGCCAGGTCCCCCAGCAGAAGGGCGCGACGGCTGCAACATCAGCGGTTAAATTGTACAGCCTTTCATAGGCCGGTCTAATGCATCCGTACTAAGATTGTTAACGCTGAGGGTCCCTAGCCTGGGGAAAAACGAAAGGAGGCAGAGGGTAGGGAGACGGGAAGGAAGACAAGGAGGGTGTAGAAAACGGGGAGAGGAGGGGGCGGGACAGCATGGGGAAGGCCTCAGGTTTACGGCAGAGATCGTGGCGTTCCCATAGAAACGTATCCCTCCGCCCATGACCCGCGTGTTAGTCTCTTCAGTTCCTTCCGCGTCGTTTCTTGGCTGTTTCCGCCCAGCTCCTTTGTGCCGCGCAGAACAACGAGATGACGCATGCGCAAAGCGCAGCGGCCACATATATAAATGCGAACCCGGGCTCTTCCTCGTAGTGCCGCCGGGACTCTTGGTGGTGGAAGGTCTGTGTCAGCTTTTGCGTCACTCGAGCCCTGAGCGCTGCTTGCTAAAGAGCCGAGCACGCGGGTCTGTCATCATGTCGCGTTACGGGCGGTACGGAGGAGGTAAGAAGCTGGAGTCCGGTGAGGGACGTTGTTGTGAGTGTAGTGAGCACTGCGAGGCCGTAGGGTTGGCGCGGAGGTTGGGAGACGGTTATTCCGCGTGCGTAATGGCGGCTTAGGAGCACGCCAGACGAAGCCGGAGGCAGCGGAGGCGGGGTGCTGAAGGGAGACGGGATGGCGGGTGTACATCTCTGCCGAGTTCCGTACTCTTGGGCATTTTTGTGGCCCAATCCAGCCTAAAGCAGGGTTGAGATGACGGTTTTCGCGTTGCCTTTCTCGGAGCCGCCCGCCGGCCCCCCTCCCCCCCGCCCTCGGCGGCGGCTGCCATTTTGCGCACATTGACGACCGTGGTGGCGCATTTTCTCAGCGCTTTCCCGCCACTTCAGCCGACAGATCTGGCCGCAGCTGTAAGATCGTGGTTGTGTTTGAGATAGAACGAAATTGGCAGCTGTGAGCTGCATGTTCTCGTCAAACAATCGGTTAAATTGCGGAATGGGAATGGGGACGTAATCTGCGACTGGCGGCTgggttttttttagttatttcgaGCGCGGTTTATGGCTCTGGGGCGGGGAGCTGGAGTCTTGGGCGAGCCTGTGCCTGGGACGTTTGCCCCGGAGGACGAGAGCCGGCGCAGCCCTGCTCTCCTGGCCCGGCCCCTACTGAGGCCCTCCCGCCGCCGACGCCGCTGCCGCTGCGGGCCAGCGCGCTCCCGGTGCGCCCGGGGCTGCCGGGACTCATGGGTGGGGCCGGGCCAGGTCCCGCCCCACGCCTCGGTGTATCCTACCACGCATTTCTGCTTGTGTTCGGGAGGGTCACCCCGCATTATTCAGAACGTTAACAATTTTGTCAAAAGTCTAGTTTCTCAGGGATTTGCGGACTTTCACCAGTTTTACGATTAAGTTTAGTCTTGGATAGAGGGCATTAAATGTGCTTTACCCAATCTTGAGGATGGCCCGTTTTAAGGCAAATAAGTAATTGAAACTTGGGCCAGATTTTGCATAACGTGCATTCTTCTATTTGCGTTTTTAAACAGAAACCAAGGTGTATGTTGGTAACCTGGGAACTGGCGCTGGCAAAGGAGAGTTAGAAAGGGCTTTCAGTTATTATGGTCCTTTAAGAACTGTATGGATTGCGAGAAATCCTCCAGGATTTGCCTTTGTGGAATTCGAAGATCCTAGAGATGCAGAAGATGCAGTACGAGGACTGGATGGAAAGTAAGTAAGATGTTATGAATCTTCTGTTCATTAAAATATGTTGTGGCTAGATAATGAACTTAGTGCTAAGTTTGGATTCTGAAGTCTGGAAGAGACCTTAAATAG
This genomic window from Pan troglodytes isolate AG18354 chromosome 12, NHGRI_mPanTro3-v2.0_pri, whole genome shotgun sequence contains:
- the SRSF7 gene encoding serine/arginine-rich splicing factor 7 isoform X4, translating into MTRVLVSSVPSASFLGCFRPAPLCRAEQRDDACAKRSGHIYKCEPGLFLVVPPGLLVVEGLCQLLRHSSPERCLLKSRARGSVIMSRYGRYGGETKVYVGNLGTGAGKGELERAFSYYGPLRTVWIARNPPGFAFVEFEDPRDAEDAVRGLDGKVICGSRVRVELSTGMPRRSRFDRPPARRPFDPNDRCYECGEKGHYAYDCHRYSRRRRSRSRSRSHSRSRGRRYSRSRSRSRGRRSRSASPRRSRSISLRRSRSASLRRSRSGSIKGSRSPSRSRSRSRSISRPRSSRSPSGSPRRSASPERMD